Part of the Gammaproteobacteria bacterium genome, ATTTTGGTTATCTTTTGGAACAGTGATCATCATTTTCCATCTAGTGGTTGGCCGTGTCGAAAAAAAAACCAAATGGTTTGCGGGGAAGAAATTCAAGCATTTTTTTGTTGGTTGGCGGACTTTCGTCCGCATTCAATGGGGGATCACGATAGCACTATTGCCGTTATTGTTGATGTTCTTCCAGCAGGTTGCCGTTTACGCGCCATTTGCTAATTTAATTGCCATTCCATGGCTGGAATTAGTAACCATTCCGGTAGTTCTAGCGGGAATCCTGTTGTTACCGATTTTTCCGATCCTGGGGAGTCTGCTGCTGACGCTGGCAGATTTCCTTTTGAGTATGCTGTGGTCAATATTGGAATTCTTCGCCAGCTTACCCCTAGCCATCTGGTCACCACCTGCGCCACCCGGCTGGGCAGTTGTGGTGGCGATAATTGGAGCCTTGCTTCTTATTGCGCCACGCGGCCTGCCTGGTCGTTGGCTGGGCGTGATTGGCCTCATGCCGCTGGCGCTTTTACCGGCACCGCGACCTGGATTCGGGGATTTGTGGCTCACGGTTCTTGATGTAGGTCAAGGATTGAGCGTTGTGATTCGTACTACCAGTCATACCTTGGTATACGACACTGGCATGGGGCATGGCGACGGGTACGACAGCGGATCAACGGTAATAGTGCCCTTTTTGCGCTATGTAGGAAGGCAACGGATTGATACGTTGTTGATAAGTCACGCAGACAATGATCATCGTGGCGGCACCGCCGCCCTGCTCGCCGCCTTGCCGGAATCACCGCGCATCCTGGGAGCGGTACAGGGGGGCGAACCTTGCTACCGTGGGCTTGCCTGGAATTGGGATGGTGTCAACTTTCGAGTGATTCATCCAACCGCAGGAGACGGATTCACCGGTAATGACGCAAGCTGCGTGTTGCGGGTAGCATGGGCCGGGGGCGCGCTGCTGTTAACCGGGGATATTGGTCGCGCAGCCGAGGCTCGACTGGTGGCCGAGGCACCGTGGGATCTCCCTTCGACCGTAATCGTCGTTCCTCACCACGGCAGTCGCGGTTCATCGACACAGACTTTTGTTGCCACGGTTGCGACCAAAGTGGTTGTTTATGCCTGCGGTTATCGCAATCGCTTTGGCTTTCCCCATCCAGAGGTGGTTGCCCGCTATGCCAATGCCGGAGCGCAATCCTTTGACACGGCACGCCAGGGAGCAATTGAAGCGCATCTGGGACCAGGATCGTCGGTCACAGTAGAATCATGGCGTAAAAAAATGCGGCATTACTGGAATTCGAACCCGACTTAGAGTCCACCGCTAATGCTTGGTCGCCTGCCTTCCCTGGCTTGCTTCGATGAGTTATTAATTGACTGATCGCCTTGTCATCGTCATGCCCATCCCGCAAAATCTTTTTCTAAATATGCCAATTCTATTAACTCTAGGAGTTACGCAATTGAATTTGTAACTCTATACAGGATTGAGTTTTTTCTGTCATTCTGCGCGGAGGGCGCGTTAGCGACCGCAGTCGCAGAATCTATGTGTAGTATGTAGATGGATTCTGTGACTCCGCTTCGCTGCGCGCAGAATGATTTCCTATTTTTCAACTGCGTAACTCTTATAACCCAGATAAATGGACTGGAGCTGGCGGAATCTTCCGCTGTCACGAAGACAGCGAAATCAAGGATCGTCAAATTTTTTCAAAAACTCCATGAACTCTCCCACCATGTCGCTTCTGGCCCTTGGCATTAACCATAAGACCGCTCCGGTAGCGATCAGAGAAAAGGTAGCCTTCACTCCAGACCGGATTGAGTATGCCCTGCGCCAACTCACCGCACGTTCTTCCATTCAGGAAGTGGCGATCCTTTCCACTTGTAACCGCACCGAAATTTATTTGGGCATGGATTCTTCAAACACCGTGAATATCCTGGAATGGTTGGCCGATTTTCATCATCTCTCCAGCGACGACTTGGCTCCTTATGTCTACACCCATTCTGATCGCGCTGCGGTGCGGCACATCATGCGGGTAGCGAGCGGCCTGGACTCCATGATTCTAGGAGAGCCGCAAATTCTCGGTCAAATGAAAATGGCCTACACCATCACACGGAAAGCAGGCACCATCAGCAATTTATTGGACCGACTTTTTCAACATACCTTCACGGTCGCCAAACAGGTGCGCACCGATACCGCCATTGGCGGTTCACCAGTATCAATAGCCTTTGCTGCAGTGAGCCTCGCGCGGCAGATTTTTAGTACCCTCGCGGAACGCACTGCACTCCTTATCGGCGCGGGAGAAACTATTGAACTGGCTGCACGTCATTTACGCCAGAACGGCATTAGACGCATCATCGTCGCCAACCGCACCGTGGAACGCGCCCACTTGCTGGCGGCGGAACTCGGTGGCTACGCCATCGCCCTGACCGAAATCGAGCAACATCTGGCAGAAGCGGATGTCGTCATTTCTTCTACTGGCAGCCCGTTGCCCATTCTAGGCAGGAGCGCCGTGGAACGCGCCATCAAGGCACGCCGCCACCGCCCGATGTTCATGGTAGATATCGCGGTGCCTAGGGACATTGAACCCGAGGTCGGAGAGCTACCAGATGTTTACCTGTACACGGTGGATGATTTACGCGAAGTGATCCAGGAAAATCTCCATTCCCGCCGGGAGGCAGCGAAGCAAGCGGAGGAAATTATTGATGTTCAGGTCACCGCATTCATGGGATGGGTACAATCCCTTGATGCCGTGGACACCATTCGTGCCTACCGTGCGCGTGCAGAATCTCTACGCGATCTGGAACTAAAAAAGGCACAACAAATGCTCGCGGCCGGGAGAGATCCGGCTGAAGTGGCACGACTGCTTGCTCGTGGCTTGACTAATAAATTTCTCCATCAGCCATGTATCCGCTTGCGTCAAGCAGCGTGTGAGGGCCGTCCCGAAATCATTTCCGTGGCGCGTGAATTGTTCGCTCTTGAGAATTAAGCCAAGTTGCTTGATGTCGTTAAGAACTCAAATTTTTGTTTAATTTAGGAGTTACGCAGTTGAAAAAATATGCTTAACATTTTCAATCGGTTGCAAAAAATAATCCTTTAGTGACTTTCTAGCGGAATCAAACGGTTAAAGTTCAACTGCGTAACTCCTATATAAAACATCGGTTTTTAGCTCAACTTGGTTCTGTTACAATTCAGATTCCTTAAAATTCTTTTCTCAAATAAGATAATTCCATGATCGAATCCCTGTTTCCAGCGCTCGAAATCCGTGGCCGTAAATTATTTCCTATTATTCAAGGTGGAATGGGAGTAGGTATCTCAGCCCATCGTTTGGCGGGCACCGTAGCCAGGGAAGGGGCGATAGGTACTATTGCCAGTGTCGAATTACGCCGTTTGCATCCCGAT contains:
- a CDS encoding competence protein ComEC, giving the protein MGDLLLQQVPDLPKPWLAFPLLAVILLVGWRFRALRWIVGGAAGFLWAWFHGCLMLAERLPDELEGKDVVVEGRISSIPRNFGRGERFDLDTLTLTVKGETLPWRRKIRLFWYGANHNLMVGERWQLNVRLKCPHGQMNPGGFDQEGWLFQKGIHAQGTVRPQQSAARLDTGHWRYAINRLRQNLAVAITQALPDSPYLGLMQGLAIGETAAITPMQWDTLTRTGTIHLLAISGSHIVLVAALAYFVTRHAWAWAGQAALWFAAPRAGAVGAIIAALGYAALANFPISTQRAVVMVSVAMIALLIDRIPRPGHLLAQALFMVLLLDPLAVNDAGFWLSFGTVIIIFHLVVGRVEKKTKWFAGKKFKHFFVGWRTFVRIQWGITIALLPLLLMFFQQVAVYAPFANLIAIPWLELVTIPVVLAGILLLPIFPILGSLLLTLADFLLSMLWSILEFFASLPLAIWSPPAPPGWAVVVAIIGALLLIAPRGLPGRWLGVIGLMPLALLPAPRPGFGDLWLTVLDVGQGLSVVIRTTSHTLVYDTGMGHGDGYDSGSTVIVPFLRYVGRQRIDTLLISHADNDHRGGTAALLAALPESPRILGAVQGGEPCYRGLAWNWDGVNFRVIHPTAGDGFTGNDASCVLRVAWAGGALLLTGDIGRAAEARLVAEAPWDLPSTVIVVPHHGSRGSSTQTFVATVATKVVVYACGYRNRFGFPHPEVVARYANAGAQSFDTARQGAIEAHLGPGSSVTVESWRKKMRHYWNSNPT
- the hemA gene encoding glutamyl-tRNA reductase → MSLLALGINHKTAPVAIREKVAFTPDRIEYALRQLTARSSIQEVAILSTCNRTEIYLGMDSSNTVNILEWLADFHHLSSDDLAPYVYTHSDRAAVRHIMRVASGLDSMILGEPQILGQMKMAYTITRKAGTISNLLDRLFQHTFTVAKQVRTDTAIGGSPVSIAFAAVSLARQIFSTLAERTALLIGAGETIELAARHLRQNGIRRIIVANRTVERAHLLAAELGGYAIALTEIEQHLAEADVVISSTGSPLPILGRSAVERAIKARRHRPMFMVDIAVPRDIEPEVGELPDVYLYTVDDLREVIQENLHSRREAAKQAEEIIDVQVTAFMGWVQSLDAVDTIRAYRARAESLRDLELKKAQQMLAAGRDPAEVARLLARGLTNKFLHQPCIRLRQAACEGRPEIISVARELFALEN